AAGCACTCCGGCGCCATATTTATTGCGTAATTCGTTGCCATAAACAATCAAATTATCTCTCGTAGGCTCTATACCCTGTTTAGCCAACCCTTCTCTGAGCACATCCGAACATGAAAAATATCTGAAAGCCCTTTTTTTGAGATAATTCGCCGCTTCACCTTTGCCGGCAGCATTTGTCCCGGTTAACCCAACAACCAAATAATTCCTCATGTTCGCTAAGTATACTAAAATATCACATAAAAGACAAGCGTTTTAATTGGTTTGACTCCATTTCAATTGTTTAGTAAAATACAAATTATATATGCCAAACAAAATTAAAATACTCCATATTATTACACGCCTTGATAAGGGCGGTTCAGCTGAAAATGTTCTAATTACTTTTGATAAGCTTAATAAAAACAAGTATGACACAAAGCTTATATTCGGCAGGAGCGCTGTTTCTGAAAACACACTAAAAACCATTCCCAACAAACGCCTTGATTCTCTGATAAGGGATATTTCTCCCATAAAAGACCTGACGGCGCTGTTTGAACTTTATAAAATAATCGAAACCGAAAAGCCTGACATTATCCATACACACTCATCCAAAGCCGGATTTTTAGGCCGCTGGGCAGCATTTTTTGTAAATCATATTTCAAATCTCAAATTTCGAATTAAAATAGTTCATACTCCGCACGGGCATGTCTTCTACGGC
Above is a genomic segment from Elusimicrobiota bacterium containing:
- a CDS encoding glycosyltransferase is translated as MPNKIKILHIITRLDKGGSAENVLITFDKLNKNKYDTKLIFGRSAVSENTLKTIPNKRLDSLIRDISPIKDLTALFELYKIIETEKPDIIHTHSSKAGFLGRWAAFFVNHISNLKFRIKIVHTPHGHVFYGYSGKLKTFLFVFLERVSSIITDKLVALTEGEKKESLKFKVGKPENWEVIHSGIDLNTNPAQKNE